The region gatattttttgggctatgttcaagTACCACCACTTTTTTGGCTGTtcggtgtttttttcccccaaaatggCTGTCATATAAAGGCCAAATAACAGCCttaattatgcaaaaaaaaacaaaaccctatTCTAAAAAAATACccatcaaacggccaaaaaaaaacatggagggagatttatcaaactggtgtaaagtagaattggctcagttgcccctagcaaccaatcagattccacctttcattttccaaagaatctgtgaggaaagaaaagtggaatctgattggttgctagggcaactaagacaattctactttacactactttgataaatctccccatagtgctTATAGTGTGATTGTCAagtttagggtatgtccacacaatatatattttcgtaaaaccatggccgttatacaactgccgtgatttacacgaaaatatatgtgccatacacatactatacgctccggccaggatccctagcggtgctgcaaccaactgacatgtcagttttctgcggctgctattcattgaatagcggccgtagaaaaccttgtcagtgcacactgtggagttaGCGGCTCTggtcgctcgctccatagtgtgctgttgggagttctgatgcgggcgcgcgggcccgaaagatcatccgatgATGATCtttatagagaccggccgttccctgaccctGACTCttactgtgtgttaacatagccttagagtgttaTTTTGAAGGAGCCTCAGGTTAATATCCTTGGTAACCATGACTTATCCTAGTCCAGCATGGTCGTGGGATGAATTACGTTAACAGAGTAAGCGAGTAAGGGTTTCATTTCTCTTTCCAAATTTTTGGAGTATGTGCCCAAAAATCTTTGAAAGGAAGCTTAAATGAATATTTTCTTCTATATTAAAATGGACACTTTGTAAAACCCATCTCATTACATTTCCATCTTTTTGTATATATTACATGAAACCCCCATCTAGTAAGATTGCATGTATTTATAAAACAGATGGTGCTAatggtaaaaaatatataattgacAAGTTTCCTGCTTTTTGTGGTAGCTAGAACTTGTCAACAATTCTAAATCCTTTTCAACAgaaatacaggtatacagaaataTTATTCTGAGTATATTATCCTATTCTATTATTCTTTGCCTTAGTTGTTCATATATGACTAGACTGAAACAGCAATATTCAAAGATACAGCTATCAAAAGGAAACGGGCAGCCTACTGACTGAGTCATAGCTGATCGCCGTGTTGTTGTATTTCCTCATCCTTTTCTCAAGCAGATAAGCTTAAAGTGGTATTCACATCTTTGcgtataggataggggataacaagctgtttGCTGGGGGGTctgacagctgggacccccacccTTTCTGAGAATGGGATGCAATCATCCTAGCAATAAATGAAGTGCTTGGTGGGGTTCCCGGCTGTCTTCTATCCTATGAAAATATTATAGTTTCCTTTTAAGATAATGCTTTCATAGCTAACAcgtgaaaaaaaaagtacagcaaTTGGGGAGAGGTGTACGAATCAATTTGtggcatttttttaaatctatctatctatctcctatctatatctatctatctatctatctatctatctatctatctatctatgttctatctatctatctatctatctatctatctatctatctatctcctatctatctatctatctatctatctatctcctatctatctatcttatctatctatctatctatctatctatctatctatctatcttctatctatctatctatctatctcctatctatctatctatctatctcctatctatctatcttatctatctatctatctatctatctatctatctatctatctatcatctatctatctatctatctatctatctatctcctatctatctatctatctatctatctatctatctatctcctatctatctatctatctatctatctatctatctatctatctaaagtaTTCCACCGGCACTCCAGATTAggtgaaaaaaaacactttgattTATTCAGTGAGTATACAGCACAGCAAGCATAATCAgttggcaacgtttctgtggcctctcgccaccattttcaagcattTTCAGgctggtggcgagaggccacagaaacgttgccgacTGATTATGCTTGCTGTGCTGTATACTCACTGAATAAATCAAAGTGTTTTTTTCACCTAATCTGGAGTGCCGGTGGAATACTTTACATATATATGCACCTCGTGGTTGGAGGATACATCTGGCACCCTGAGTCCTTGTGATGTGCTGCTGATTATACtaaagaatatctatctatctatctatctatctatctatctatctatctatctatctatttatctatctgtctatcttctatctatctatctatctcctatctatctatctatctatctatctatctatctatctatctatctatctatctatctatctatctatcatactgGAATACAGACCCATGGTAATCCTTATCACTTCATACCCAGGACCATCCCTATACCATTCTCCTGTTACATTGTAGGAGTATAGATGGGTAGGGTATAGATTGTCTTGTATAACTGAGTAAAAACCAGATGCTATTGTACACCATTatactataaagaaaaaaaaaaaatgcattgcaacaatacaattttatttattttttgctggataCAATAGCGTCGTCATCTACATTTTTGTAGACAGCAAAATGAAATGTCTTGACAAACTGTAGTGTAAACCTCTGAAAATGTTGATAATAACACTGTGAAGGACAGTCTAATTCACATCGTAATTAAAATGTGATGTTCAGAAGAAGTTAATTGTTTCCCATATTTTGTACAAAATATACAATAACATGACATTTTCCTAAAGCTTTgttgatgcagttttttttttaaaatacacattaaaagaaaatagagaaaaattttatttttggggCCCTACACAAACATGCTGATACATAGTCATTTACATGTCAAATTCCAATTCTGAAATGGTCAAATTTAAAGTATAAAATCCATTTGCTTCGCCAGTTACTGCACCGCGCTGAACTTTTTCTGTGCATAACAGTATATAGATTTCTGTACTGTGCAAAATACGTCATCTGTTAATAAAGTTATTATTTAATTTACCTTATAATCAGCGGAGGAGCTCTACCTATAAGATGTTACTGATGTTTCCACGTGCTCGTGCATGCCAAGGAACGTCCCTGTAACCAGCAGCAGTGCAGGTCGTTCTTGATAGAGCCATATGAGGTTTGCAGTACCAGTGGCTGTGAGATAAGAGAGCTAGACAGACGATGCCcttgcttaaaaaaaaagaaaagatcatTCCATAGGGAAAAGAGGAAACCATGGGACGGACTAGAGGAGGTGCAGGATGTTAGGGGTGTACTCCGATGAGAGCTTGTTATGTTATGTGTGGAAGATTAACATGTTATAGGCAAGAACGCGGCAGTCATTTCATACTGGGAAATGTCTCCGCTATAACtgagctttagaatttttttcttctttgtataTTGTGACATTGCAAAGACATTTGTTGAAGAAATCCAAGCAAATGTgtattttatgtacagtatatggtgatgGTTAAGCAGATTCAGTGGACACTAAATAGATTACAACAGTTCCATAATGTCACCAATGCTTGGGATTTGGGGAACTGGAACACAATTTTGATTGGGTCCGAAGAGTCTTAAGCTATGGATACGTTGATTAGTTGATGCGTTGAATCACGTGGTGGAGCCACTTCATAActgcacagcaaaaaaaaaaaaaaaaaaagcctataaaTACATGAGGATGTTTTACGCTATTTTGCTACAATTTTGCTTTACTATGAATTGGGACAGCTACAATgggtcctgactagagatgagcgaaccgggttcgggttcgagtccatccgaacccgaacgttcggcatttgattagcgggggctactgaactttgataaagctctaaggttgtctggaaaacatggatacagccaatgactatatccatgccaAAAGTtagggttcggattgactcgagcatgctcgaggttcactcatctctagtaactaccatttttttttaaattctgccacagggacatgtcagaagtgcatATCGGTcggggtccggctgctgagaaccccgcCGATTGTTAGGATTCAGGGGCAGGCTGCTAATACCAGCAGTTCACGGAATTCACCTCCCTGTAGCGGAgatgagggggcagagcgcacagTCCCACACGTGCCTGCCCCTCTGTTCTAGTGATCGgcggggttctcagcagccggaccccaACTGAtacgcacttctgacatgtcaaaagttttttaaaaatagtagttacactttaacatcCACGGTTTTAAATGACTATCAGAACTAGTGTTGAGtgtgcactaaaatgcttgagtgctcgttaTTCGAGTCTAATATTTCTCAATGCTGGAGTACTCGACCCATTAAATGCCATTAAACTCGAGCATTTAACTAGATGCCCCCTGGTTGGCAGAGTGAAGGGTGCCTGGTTTACCttcaatgtgtcttgcagtaagtagagatgagtgaatttacagtgtcAATGAAGCGGGTGCCTGGTcaggctggatccagtcctggaaaattgggacaagtttctcaggactggataaAGCTTTTCTAGGTACTCGGAGCAGAGCTTTACAGAGTTCAAAGGTAGtcgataagccgactgccgagctaaaGAAGCACTTTGCTccattaatactgtaaatttgctcatctctagcagtaagGTAGATTTTGATTTTGATTTTCGCTTTTTTTGTTCCTTAAAGGGATGTGCAAAACAAAATGCACAAACAATATACAAAAATTGAATGAATGCTGATGCTGGGATCTGGTAAACTGTATACTCatataaataattattataaaaATGCCATTAAATGACCTtcgtcattttgacggtgtgtgtgaatacagcctaaggctatgtttacacaacgtcataaaaagagaaaaggtgggcgcttttactatttaaaaagacgtctgtttgtGCCGCGacttaattgacttcaatgcagtcaatagaagtcaatgggatgatggccgtccaatgcacacattgtattAAAATAACGGACTTTGTGCGGATGTGATTTtttattgttcacacacagtttttctttttttcatccatcctttcaccgtttttactactaTGCTGTGATAAAGATACTGTTCATCTCATATATACATATTCACAAAGTTATAATTGCTAAAAAAGATGTTTCTGGAAACACTTATCCAGTCTtgagtttttattgtttttattgtttttttcaggTACAAGAATAAGTTAGAAAATAGTATAACAAAAGTAGAAAGCAGCAAGTAAAATATCCCGTTTTTAAAAAATTGCCGTTTTTAATGCAGTCAAGAACCAAGATAGTAAATTTATACATATTGCTTTTTCCACACAGAACTGTTAGATCGGCTGGAAACATGTGAGGAGTCATTACAGCAAATGTTACAATCCATGGTTGAGCGTGATCCAACATTTAATCCCAACTCCTTTTCGGTGTTGTAGTTAGCCCAGTTCTCTTCATTGGAGATTTTGTAAGCGGGACATTTATCTTTGTCCATAGGAAAATATAGACAGGATTTGTTCAGTACTGGTGCACTAGGCGAGCTGTAGGACTTTAAGTGGAATATCTCTGTTGTATCAGCTGTATATTTGACTGATGCGCAGCGTTTTACTTTCCGGCAGATGTTCTGGATAATAAGGATGGTCAGCTCTAGTAAGTTCAGGAACAATGAGATAAGCGACACAACAAGCATGAAAAGAATGAATATGGTTTTCTCCATGGGCCGAGATACAAAGCAGTCTACCTTGTGAGGGCAGGGAGGTCTCTCACACACGTACTTTGGAGTCATCACAAAACCATAGAGATACCACTGACCAAGTAGAAATCCAGCCTCAAGGACACTCTTAAAAACAATACTTATTATATATGTGCACATCAATGCCCCCCTAATCTTGACTTTTCCATCCTCCTGAATTAAGAATTTCCTGGGTTTCTTTACCTCATCGACTTTATCATAGTCGTTTTCTTTATTCCTTAACTTTGCTTCTTTTCTTGATATGTAAAGTACATGGCCCAAATAAAATAGGGTCGGAGAGCTGACAAATAGGAACTGAAGCACCCAGTAGCGAATGTGGGAAATAGGAAATGCTTTATCATAGCAAACATTTGGACATCCAGGTTGTTTAGTGTTACAGATGAAGTCCGATTGCTCATCCCCCCAAACCGATTCTCCTGCCAAGCTCAGGATCAGAAGACGGAACACAAACAAGACCACGAGCCAGACTTTTCCAATTGCTGTAGAATGCTCCTGCACTTGGTCCAGCAACTTTTCAAGAAAACTCCAGTCTCCCATTCTACTTGGCTATAGAATCTAAAATTGGGaagacaaaaagtgaaataatagCATTAATATATTTCTGGGTATACTTCCTTATCATCAATAAATCATCATATAAAGGGAATGCTGGATACAagtatatataactttgtaatgtgagttaaataagctaaaacacAAAACGccaaagttgtcctttaaactcaTAATCAGATAATTTTTAGTTTACTAAAATCCAGAGTTAAAATACttaataatataataagaaaCATTGAAGTTCCCTTCTCTGGAATGGAGAAACATTGGTTCTTTCATTGAATGTCTTCCCATTATACCTATTCTAGCGTCAATGATCATGTCTGACCTTGTTTTTCAGAAGTAGCATTATATTAGTCTGtgtctaaggctgcatttacacggaacatggacgtggaatgcctgtaacggactccacCCCAaccaggcagcatctgtaataagatgctgagagtgggggaactgtacagtcATTACAGCACAGAGCATATCTCTACAGTTCCTCCGCTCTCcccatctaattacagatgctgccgggGCGGGGGAGtatccgttacaggcattccacgtctgtgttcctTGAGGTACACGTAACGTGGGAATGCAGTCTAAGGCTGGCtatatgcattaaaggggttgtgtcatgaaACAAATAAGTTAAAATGAGATctatacaaaaaacaaacaaacaaacatatatatacagtggcgtagctataggggtcgccatggcgacccgcACGGCCCCCCCCTTGCCaattgtgacagtgtcactttaagcatcccgagaagctgcgcggccgcacagatcgctttgatgttacgcccgcacagtgagcaggcggaacattaaagcgatcagaatacaggagaaggacctgtcagcgtcctcctcctgtattctctcccataggctgccggcacttcatacctatgggaggccgggccgtgacctctccggcaggcgtgaggatgtgacgtcatcacgtctgccggaactCCCGTCCCTgcagctcgcaagatggagcccgaagagaaggaagagctgctgcctgcagccacaccgcgcggattaggtgagtaggatgtttgtttttttaggggcacctctgggggcattattagtatatgggggcacctctgggggcattattagtatatgggggcacctctgaggccattattagttcttgggggcacctttgggggcattattattgtatgggggcacctctgggggcattattagttcttgggggcacctctgggggcattattattgtatgggggcacctctgggggcattattagttcttgggggcacctctgggggcattattagctcatgtgggcacctctgggggcatcattattgtatgggggcacctctgggggcattattagtatatgggggcacctctgggggcattattattgtatgggggcacctctgggggcattattagttcttgggggcaactctgtgggcattattagctcatgtgggcacctctgggggcatcattattgtatgggggcacctctgggggcattattagtatatgggggcacctctgggggcattattattgtatgggggcacctctgggggcattattagttcatgggggcaactctgtgggcattattagctcatgggggcacctctgggggcattattagttgacggggggcaactctgggggtattattagctcatgggggcacctctgggggcattattagtatatgggggcacctttgggggcattattagttcatgggggcacctctgggggcactattagctcatgggggcatctctgggggcattattagttcatgggggcacctctgggggcactattagctcatggaggcacctctgggggcgttattagttcatagggggcaactctgggggcattattagttcatgggggcacctctggaggcattattagttcatggaggcacctctgggggcattattagttcatgggggcacctctgggggcatttttagctcatgggggccacctctgggggcattattagctcatgggggcacctctgggggcattattagttgatgggggcacctctgggggcattattagttcatggggcacctctgggggcattattagtccatgggggcacctctgggggcatttttagctcatgagggcacctctgggggcattattagctcatgagggcacctctggggccattatttgttcatgggggcacctctgggggcataattagctcatgagggcacctctgggggcattattattgtatgggggcacctctgggggcattattagcttatgggggcacagcagggaatcctacatacagggggcatcccacattcctactcactttactgcacattacacaaaACAGTGCacttactatgggagcctacaggagggaggaaggaaaggaagttgctagaaatgtgcggagcctaaattgtttgtctcacaggttctaaggggatgaaacgtatctggaaggaatcatcctggaggtctgggccggatgaagagaaaaagggaaagtgacgcctcagatcaaagaagacatcaccggtgagtcactgtatgacggttttcttattttgtagaacatcatttagtaggggtgccccgaggtggaaaaggttgggaagcactgcgctaatctgtcccgctgcgcccgcttgcacatgctgtcatctgattgggcctcttacctaatcagatgacagcaagtaccagcgccccctcctccagacatctgccttggcggcccaagctatgtcctatggccgtatctttaccgcgttgagctccagcttgtgctgcatctacattatctgtactcagagatatcactgtgttatctgtggtgttacataggactgcaggggacatctactacatgatctgtactcagagatatcactgtgttatctgtggtgttacataggactgcaggtgacatctactacattatctgtactcagagatatcactgcgttatctgtggtgttacataggactgcagatgactactacattatctgtactcagagggatatcactgttatctgtggtgttacataggactgcaggtgatatcaggtgacttctccaggttgcagaagttcaaacttcatcatgccctgctgacagtttataatgggagttgtagttttgcagcatgtggctcttcaggttgcagcactacaacccccatcgtttccaactggcagttcatgatgagagttgtagtttttcagctgtagagtcaaagattggaatacaatgattagacaatgacacagtacagtccattaattatagggggcagtccGATCAGTAGACTGCAACTGAACTGAGCATGACGGACCCAACCTGGTGAATGGGCTGTGACTGAGAGCGACAGGTTATCAAAGACAAATGTGGTATTAGTAAATCTATATCTCTTAAATGATACACTTTAAGAAAttcttgtacatttgaaatatgtttcatttaacataatgaATTAGTTAAGGCTTAGTTTTATTCCTAACACAACCTGTTTAGTTGATGTTCTGCAAACCGGCTGACCATGTCATTTGTATGGGGACTTGCTCCTTTACAAATgttatggaggggagggggcttagTAAGATCAGGGGGTTTAATTTCAACATGCCTCATCATTTTGATCTCAGGAGAGATTAGCTGCCACCAGAACTGTTTGGCAGCAGTTATCTTACCCTTGCCAATTTGAACAGCATGTGTGCTTAGCTGAATGTGCATGTGTATAGGGAGAGGGAAGTTGGGAGAGAAagccagggccggcatcagcacagggcttactcgggcaagtgctggggcccacagcgcctcagtagcagattatacaggtccgttttgggcggtagccatgagctgcaaaaaattgctgctttattACCACAATTTTGCCAAATTTAGGGAATCATGacatgaacaccacgctagtgttgccatagttatagtgggacggggggggcccaggcttggtgaacagcgcCTCTAAGGGCCCAGTGTTCTAGTGTTCTAATGTTCATTCccttcactgtagtgcagggtgagcgggctgaaaaaacagagaaagagaatcctgcagagagagagagaggggcataaaggacctgatcacatgacccgcaggtcctcaatactacagtgtggagatcggctgggcagagaggaagagggagaagactgagctgtaagtgctgtgtgttagtgtgtgtgtcaggaatatgtgtatgtgtgtgtcagtcagtaatgtatgtgtcgtttagtgatgtgtgtgtgcgTCAGTCagtcatatgtgtgtgtgtcagtcagtagtgtgtctgtgtgtgtcagtcagtaatgtgtgtgtcagtcagtattgtgtgtgtcagtaagtgtgtgtttgtatatgttagtggtgGCTCAAGTGATTGTGTATAGTGGAAatatggatgaggggcccactgaggctttgTTGGCCAAGGACCTGCAAAAACCTAAAGCCAGCCCTGGAGAAAGTATATTTCATTAACAGGTACCTACTGTGTATGGCTAGGTTAACGTGTATGGCTAGGTTAACATACAGCATTGCTTCCCTACCTgctccagttctgaaaccactaaAAATCCATGTGTTTCATGTGTCTAAAATCCTTACCCTGTTTTCTCATTTCTTCTCAATTCAGTAGTTACTCAATACTACAATTcctagaatgcattgcttttcctcagctctccatcacagcTCTCCCACCCTGCATACTTTCTTCCCACAGCACTTCTGCCAGTTCCAGCacttctgc is a window of Dendropsophus ebraccatus isolate aDenEbr1 chromosome 5, aDenEbr1.pat, whole genome shotgun sequence DNA encoding:
- the LOC138793040 gene encoding gap junction alpha-4 protein-like, which produces MGDWSFLEKLLDQVQEHSTAIGKVWLVVLFVFRLLILSLAGESVWGDEQSDFICNTKQPGCPNVCYDKAFPISHIRYWVLQFLFVSSPTLFYLGHVLYISRKEAKLRNKENDYDKVDEVKKPRKFLIQEDGKVKIRGALMCTYIISIVFKSVLEAGFLLGQWYLYGFVMTPKYVCERPPCPHKVDCFVSRPMEKTIFILFMLVVSLISLFLNLLELTILIIQNICRKVKRCASVKYTADTTEIFHLKSYSSPSAPVLNKSCLYFPMDKDKCPAYKISNEENWANYNTEKELGLNVGSRSTMDCNICCNDSSHVSSRSNSSVWKKQYV